The Colias croceus chromosome 11, ilColCroc2.1 genome has a segment encoding these proteins:
- the LOC123695783 gene encoding alkyldihydroxyacetonephosphate synthase, whose product MSDVHETNKNMSENVRFMRTTTEVSDKNKSASKNDSDKRNTYETAIKVKSVIPRKRQDLLKWYGWGYKDSKFQLVDNVATFTGNRYLIGGKTLPHFVSWVKEKFDVDISKPPKIPPVPTAYPPSRLPAAIREELEAITLVSVEGLDRLIRAHGQTLNDMTKLRANSFKRIPDAVIWPQNHEQVVQIVQCANKHKFVLIPYGGGTSVSGSVTCPQHELRPIVALDTCDMNAILWLDSEQLVARVQAGIVGQDLEREMRARGYTVGHEPDSYEFSTLGGWVATRASGMKKNTYGNIEDLVVQTKMVTPSGVLEKSCCVPRISCGPEWEHVVLGSEGCLGVVTEVTLKIRPLPPVVRYGSLVFPGWEEGFHFEREVARRRLQPSSIRLMDNEQFRFGHALKTEQSWGGVLLEGLKKLYITKIKGFDPLKLCVVTLLLEGAAEEVAEREAVLNSIAAKYGGIPGGAKNGEIGYTFTFVIAYIRDLALEYDIVAESFETSVPWERALALCAATKRRVAAECRRHRVQRYLISCRLTQTYDAGCCIYFYFGFRSAGCVDPLRTYEEIEDAARDEIIANGGSISHHHGVGKLRQRWYEPTVSEPGARLLKAAKRELDPNNVFALGNMALGVASKL is encoded by the exons ATGTCAGATGTGCacgaaacaaataaaaatatgtctgAAAATGTGCGTTTCATGAGGACAACAACAGAAGTGAGTGATAAAAACAAGAGTGCGTCTAAAAATGATAGCGATAAGAGGAACACTTATGAGACCGCTATTAAAGTAAAGAGTGTTATTCCCAGGAAAAG aCAAGATCTTCTAAAATGGTACGGATGGGGCTACAAGGACTCCAAATTTCAGCTGGTCGACAATGTGGCTACATTTACTGGGAATCG ATACCTAATCGGCGGCAAAACCCTCCCACACTTCGTGTCATGGGTGAAAGAGAAGTTTGATGTAGATATATCGAAGCCACCCAAAATACCACCTGTACCCACTGCGTACCCCCCGAGTAGATTACCAGCTGCCATACGCGAGGAGTTGGAAGCCATAACTCTGGTTAGCGTTGAGGGACTGGATAGGCTGATCCGTGCTCATGGACAGACGCTAAACGACATGACGAAGCTAAGAGCCAACTCGTTCAAGAGGATACCTGATGCTGTGATATGGCCGCAGAATCATGAACAG GTAGTGCAAATCGTACAGTGTGCGAACAAGCACAAGTTCGTGCTGATCCCGTACGGGGGCGGCACGTCCGTGTCGGGTTCGGTCACGTGCCCGCAGCACGAGCTGCGCCCCATAGTGGCGCTCGACACGTGCGACATGAACGCGATCCTGTGGCTTGATAGCGAGCAGCTAGTTGCCAGGGTGCAG GCGGGCATAGTAGGCCAGGATCTCGAGCGGGAGATGCGTGCCCGCGGCTACACGGTGGGCCACGAGCCAGACTCGTACGAGTTCTCGACGCTGGGCGGCTGGGTGGCCACGCGGGCGAGTGGCATGAAGAAGAACACGTACGGCAATATTGAGGATCTGGTCGTGCAGACTAAG ATGGTAACCCCGAGCGGCGTGCTCGAGAAGAGTTGTTGCGTGCCGCGGATATCGTGCGGTCCGGAGTGGGAACATGTTGTACTCGGCTCAGAGGGTTGCTTGGGGGTCGTCACTGAG gtGACATTAAAAATCCGCCCCCTCCCCCCCGTGGTGCGCTACGGCTCCCTCGTGTTCCCGGGCTGGGAGGAGGGATTCCACTTCGAGCGGGAGGTCGCGAGGAGACGCCTGCAACCCTCCAGCATACGGCTCATGGATAATGAACAG TTTAGATTCGGGCACGCGTTAAAAACGGAACAGTCCTGGGGCGGAGTGCTCCTCGAAGGGCTCAAGAAGCTGTACATCACAAAGATCAAGGGTTTCGACCCCCTCAAGCTTTGCGTAGTGACGCTGCTCCTGGAGGGCGCTGCTGAGGAGGTGGCTGAACGGGAGGCTGTGCTGAACAGCATAGCAGCGAAGTATGGGGGCATCCCGGGGGGTGCGAAGAACGGCGAGATTGGGTACACGTTCACGTTTGTGATCGCGTACATTCGG GACCTAGCGCTCGAGTACGACATAGTGGCGGAGTCGTTCGAGACGTCCGTCCCGTGGGAGCGAGCGCTCGCCCTGTGCGCGGCGACCAAGCGGCGCGTCGCGGCCGAGTGCCGCCGGCACCGGGTACAGCGCTACCTGATCTCGTGCCGGCTGACGCAGAC GTACGATGCCGGGTGCTGTATATACTTCTACTTCGGGTTCCGTAGCGCAGGCTGCGTGGACCCGCTGCGCACGTACGAGGAGATTGAGGATGCTGCGCGGGACGAGATCATTGCGAATGGGG GTTCAATATCCCATCACCACGGCGTGGGCAAGTTACGTCAGCGCTGGTACGAGCCGACAGTCAGCGAGCCAGGCGCGAGGTTATTAAAGGCGGCCAAGCGCGAGCTGGACCCCAACAATGTGTTCGCGCTTGGCAATATGGCTCTTGGAGTTGCTAGCAAGCTATAG
- the LOC123695791 gene encoding innexin inx2-like, with translation MIDLFMPIRSFLKFGNVCTDNNVFRMHYKATVIMLLVFTLLVTSKQFFGEPIHCMTQDKADNNKEAINSYCWIYGTYTLRSRFLGEEGKHMAYLGIGPDRGVPNEQLKHTYYQWVCFVLLGQAMMFYTPRYLWKIWEGGRLKVLASDLASPMVTKDWSEYRRGELISYLSYTNVYTHNMYALRYTFCEMLNLANVVGQIFLLDLFLGGAFRNYGTAVAAFSHVHQVPNNFIDFSSVNPMDEFFPKLTKCFYRMYGPSGTIEVKDRLCVLPLNIVNEKIFVILWFWLIFLALLTTIAVLFRILVLSLPPLRTYLIMGQVRYVKRRVVSKIVKRFSFGDWFILYLLGKNMNPIIYKDLIIELSKELESKPQMV, from the exons ATGATAGACCTGTTTATGCCCATTCGTTCGTTTTTAAAATTCGGCAATGTGTGTACAGACAACAATGTTTTCCGCATGCATTATAAGGCAACAGTGATAATGTTACTAGTTTTCACATTGTTGGTGACTTCGAAGCAGTTTTTTGGCGAACCTATCCATTGTATGACTCAAGATAAGGCGGATAATAACAAGGAGGCAATTAACAGCTACTGCTGGATTTATGGAACATATACATTGCGGAGTAGATTTCTGG GTGAGGAAGGGAAGCACATGGCCTATTTAGGTATTGGTCCCGACAGAGGGGTGCCCAATGAACAACTGAAGCACACATACTACCAGTGGGTCTGTTTCGTTCTGCTCGGCCAGGCCATGATGTTCTACACCCCTCGCTACCTGTGGAAGATCTGGGAAGGCGGTCGGTTGAAGGTGCTGGCGTCTGATTTGG CCAGCCCAATGGTGACGAAGGATTGGTCAGAGTATCGTCGAGGAGAGCTGATATCATACCTCAGTTACACAAACGTAtacacacataatatgtatgcaCTGCGGTATACCTTCTGTGAGATGCTGAACTTAGCTAATGTG GTGGGTCAGATATTCCTGCTGGACTTATTTCTCGGTGGAGCCTTCCGGAACTACGGCACAGCTGTAGCAGCGTTCAGCCATGTGCACCAAGTGCCTAACAACTTTATCGACTTTTCATCTGTCAATCCCATGGATGAGTTCTTTCCTAAACTAACAAAATGCTTCTATCGAATGTACGGCCCATCGGGAACTATTGAAGTCAAAGATAGACTGTGCGTCCTACCGTTAAACATTGTTAACGAGAAGATCTTCGTCATTTTGTGGTTTTGGCTAATTTTCCTCGCGTTGTTGACGACAATTGCAGTGCTTTTTAGGATTTTAGTGCTCTCTTTACCACCACTACGTACATATTTAATCATGGGTCAAGTAAGATATGTGAAACGGAGGGTAGTTTCGAAAATAGTGAAGCGCTTCAGTTTCGGCGACTGGTTCATATTGTATTTGCTGGGCAAGAATATGAATCCCATTATATATAAGGACTTGATCATAGAACTTTCTAAAGAGTTAGAAAGTAAGCCTCAAATGGTTTAG
- the LOC123695518 gene encoding protein BUD31 homolog, translating to MPKVRRSRKPPPEGWELIEPTLEELEQKMREAETEPHEGKRKQESLWPIFKIHHQKSRYIYDLFYRRKAISRELYQYCLNEKIADANLIAKWKKTGYENLCCLRCIQTRDTNFATNCICRVPKSKLEEGRIVECVHCGCRGCSG from the exons ATGCCTAAAGTACGCCGTAGTCGTAAACCTCCTCCAGAAGGATGGGAGTTGATTGAACCCACCCTCGAAGAGCTAGAACAAAAAATGCGAGAAG CCGAAACAGAGCCACACGAAGGCAAGAGAAAACAAGAGTCACTGTGGCCGATATTCAAAATTCACCACCAGAAATCGCGATATATCTACGACCTGTTCTATCGACGCAAAGCAATCAGCCGAGAACTATACCAGTACTGTTTGAACGAGAAAATAGCGGACGCGAATCTAATAGCCAAATGGAAGAAGACGGGGTATGAAAATCTATGTTGTCTGCGATGTATACAGACGAGAGACACAAATTTCGCCACTAATTGTATATGCAGGGTGCCTAAAAGTAAGTTAGAGGAAGGGAGGATAGTTGAATGCGTGCATTGTGGCTGCAGAGGCTGTTCAGGGTAG